Sequence from the Ochrobactrum vermis genome:
GATGCATCTGTGGATGCTCGCCGCGCCGATCGCTCGAAGCATAATAGACTGCCGCTGGCGGTGCCGTTCCACCGAATGCCCGGTCATCGAGAACATATGTCCAGATACGTCCAGTCGTGCACCTGCCTTTCGCCCGGATGGGAATGGTGGTGTCGTCACCATGAAGCCGCTCGGCGGCAAAGACGTGGCTCTCGATCAGATCAAAGAGCGGCATGAGAGCGGACGTTCCAAGCCCAATCTGATCGGCCAGTGTCGAGGTCGAAAGGTCAATTCCTTCACATTTGAACCGGGTGCTCTGGCGATTGAGCGGAATGTGCATGCCAAACTTGTCGAACAGAATGGTCGCCAGCAGTTGAGCACCGATAAAGCCGCGTGGCGTGGCATGGAACGGCGCAGGCGGCTGGCTGATCACCTCGCAGTCCCGGCAAGAGAACTTCTCCCGTACGGTCTCGATCACCTTGAAGCGACGCGGGATCTCTTCCAGCGTCTCGGTAATGTCCTCCCCCAGTTTCGACAGGCGTGAACCACCACAACAAGCACAAGTCGTCGGCGGATCGATGACGACACGCTCACGCTCGATATTTTCCGGCCATGGCTTGCGAACCGGTCGTTGGCGCGTAAACGAACGCCCGTTCGACGCTTTGGCAGATGCCACCTGTGCGGCAGCCTCATCTTCGCTCGCCGCCATCACCAGTTCTTCGAGCTGCAATTCCAGCTGATCAAGCAGACGCGCCGTGCGCTCGGAGCGCTGGCCGCGCAATTCCCGTCTGAGCTTTTCGATCTTCAGTTCAAGAGCCGCGATCAGTGCCTCGCTGTCCGACAGCATTGCCTGCGCATTGGCAGCCTCTGCTACAGCCACATCACGTTCCGCGACGACGGCAGTGTGTTCGGCCAGCAGCGCCAAGTAGGCGCTGGCAAGGTCATCAGGAAGGACGAACGGCTTTGGATGCATGAAGTCATTCGATCAGATTCCTGCAATATTTTCAATGAAATAATACTATCCAACCTTCGTCGGCCGCCATGTTTCCTGCGGGTTTCTCCAGTCTATTCCAGACAGCAAATAAGATAATTGAGCAGGTGAGATCGCAACAGCGCCACCTTCCGCAGAAGGCCAGATAAACTTGCCACGCTCGAGCCTTTTTGTGAACAGGCAGCTCCCCTGGCCGTCATGCCAGATTAATTTTATAAGATCGCCCCTCCGCCCTCTGAAGCAAAACAGATGACCGCCAAGCGGGTCGTGCTTCAGCACCTCCTGCACCCGAAGTGCCAGAGAAGGAAACCCACACCGCATGTCCGTATGACCCGTCGCAATCCACACCTGTACATTCTGGCCTGAAGGAAGCGTGATCATCACAGGCTCTCCAGGCCACGGATAAGGCGAACCAAAATATCGATATCGACGTCACTATCAGCAACAACCCGGCGATCGTTCGCACAGATAATCTCAAACTGCCCTTGGCGCATATGCTTCTGAACGGGCCGTTGTTGAGAACCTTTTTCCACTATTCGAACCGGTACAAAACCCGTTCCTGCGCTTTTTCCATTCCAGATTCCATAAGCGCCTTCACGAGCCAGTTTGCGCCATGAAAATAATTGTGCTGGAAATATACCGTGGCGACGGGCAACCGTCGTGACGCTGTCCCCAGAGCTATAGCTTTCTTCAACAATCTGTCGTTTGGCGGTGGCGCTAAAACGGCGACGACGACCAGTGTCGACGACCTCAAGTACGTTCAAATCATCATAAGTCGTATCGGTGTCCATACGACCTATAATCAGACCATTAAATTCGCATCACAAGGCGGTCTTCCCCGTATGCATACACTGAAAATGCAAAACACTGTTGTCGACATCTTTAAGTCGTAGAAATCGAAGCGCAGCCAAAGGAAAGAGCGAAGCGTGTTATCCTTCAGGCTGAAATATGCCGGTCCAATCACGGATACCGCAACCGACCCAACAAAGGACGGGCTTCATGGTGTGGATCGGGTGCTCGCAATTGTTGCAGTTTTGCTGAATGTGGCTGTCGCCAATCTCGATATTGCGATTGCCAACACGGCTCTGCCGCAAATGGCCTTCAGCCTCCAGCTGACCGCATCACAAGCCATATGGATTACCGCTTCTTACCAGCTGTCCATGGTGTTCGCCCTATTGCCCGCAATTGTCTGTGCGGAAAGACTGGGGGCGAGAAGGATCGCTATAACCGGCATTATTCTATTCAGCCTCGCTTCCTTAGTATGCGGATTCTCATCTTCATTCGGCTCGCTCATATTCGGTCGAACGCTTCAGGGTATTGGGGGCGCTTGCATCGCTGGAACCGGAATTGCACTCACGCGGTTCATATTTCCGGAAAAGCTGCTTGGGGTCGGGATGGGTATCAACGCGTTTGTGGTCGGGCTGTCGCTGGCGGCAGGGCCGACTCTGACATCGCTTATCCTGAGCGTGGCTTCATGGCCATGGTTGTTTCTCATTAATGTACCCATTGGGATGTTGGGTGTGGTCCTAGGACTTTATGCCATGCCGCCGTCCGCCCGTCCTGCCGGGCGCGACGTTGACCCGATCGGGCTCGGTCTGGCGGCAGCGCTCACGACCATCTGTTGTCTTAGTCTGCATTTCCTCGCGCACAGCCAGCAACAGTTGAGCATGATTGTTGCTGCGTCAGGTGTAGTCGTCCTGATTTTTCTCATACGCCGTGGCAAGTCAGCATTGATGACAGCATTGCCGGTCGACCTCTTTGCCAGCCCCATATTCGCTCTGTCGGCGCTGACGGCCATTCTGTCATTTCTAGCCATGGCCGCAGCGTTTATTTCCCTGCCATTTCTTTTTCAACAGCGCTTCGGCTTTAGCCAGATAGAAGCCGGATTTGTGTTGTCGATATGGCCGGTATTTGCGACGCTGACATCGCTCGTTGCGGGAGCTATTTCAGACCGCGTGTCGCCTGCCTTTCTTTGCGGCATCGGGCTTTTATCAATTACAATGGGGCTATTTCTGCTGGCGCTTCTCCCACCGGACAGCGACGTTCACGCCATTGGCACCAGACTGGCTTTATGCGGGGCCGGATTTGGTCTGTTTCAAGCGCCGAACATGAAGGCGATGATAATGTCCTCCCCCCCAGACAGAAGCAGTAGCGCTGGGGGTATATCCACGCTTGTCGGCATTGCCGGACAATCCCTTGGAGCGGCACTCGTGGCGGCAATGTTCAATCTTTATGGCGATTTCGGGCCACTTTATGCGCTATACACGGGTGCTCTGTCCGCCTTACTCGCCAGTATTACCAGCTTTACTCGCGACCTGCCCCGGCGATGAAAAATCGTGGCACACACCTTGATTTCGTAACCCGATTGCATTTATGAGGCGCATGTCAGGCGTGGGGATGGAGATCTGAGAGGTCTTCAAAGGATGCTGACCGGTAATCCTTGCCCGTTCAACAAGGCCCTGTGGCTTCCTATTTTCGAGGTTTTCGTGTTCGATATTATCCTTATCTTCGCTGTTCTCAGCGCAACCATGCTGTTCGACTGGAGCAAGCAGCTTTCCAAGTGACTGCCAGCGGCGGTTTTGTCCCACACGAGTTACAGCCGACCTTTGGGTCGGCTTTTTTATTGCGTGATTTCGCTTTTTCGGGATGGGGGCGGATGGATGTCGAAACGGCGTCCCAACCATATCGAAATCGTCTCACCACTTACTGAAAACGATATTGTACGTCTCACTGTCTATGCGGCGATAGTGTGTTGTGACGAAAATCACTGCTGTCGAAAAATAAGCCTGCCGTCGCTTGGCGAACGGTTGTTGCACCAAAGGGGGACGCAGTTGGTTTTCTCGTGGATCGGTCCTTCACGACCGGGAAAAGGAGACCAATCAATGATCATTGATACCAGTTGCTATCCGACCAATCTGGTCGATCTGGCCTGGCAGCATGATGGCGATCCGTTCAGCGGCGAGCGCCTGATTCAAATGATGGACGGCCCCTATACGATCAACGGCAAACCTCGCCGTATCGACAAGGCCTTCATCCAGCCGCCGCAGGGCAACACCATCTACACATGGACGGACGGCGAACTCGACGGGCGTCAGTCCATCGATGCATATATGGCGTATACGCTTGAAATGGTTCAAAAATATCCGGACCGCTTCATTGGCTGCTTTGTCTATAATCCACGTTGCGGCGTGCGCAACGGGGTCGAGGCCATCGAGCATTATGTGAAGGAACATGGTTTCCGCATGGTTCAGTTGCAGGCCAACATGCACGCATACCGGCCCGATCGCGCCAAGGATTGGCTGCGACCTGCACTCGACAAATGCCGGGAGCTTGGCGTGCTCGTCAAGCTGCATACCGGTGATGGCCCTTACAGCATTCCGACGGAATGGATTCCGCTGATCAAGGAATATCCGGACATCAATTTTATCATGGCACATTTCGGTGTGCAGACCGGCGGCGTCTACTGTTTTGAGCCTTTCCAGTGGGCGATGGAATATCCGAACGTGTTCTGCGAAAGCAGCTGGTGTCTCCAGTCGCGTATCGTTGAATTTGCCAAGGATCTGCCAACCCACAAAATCCTCTACGGCTCAGACACTCCGCCCAACGAACCAGGAATGTGGCTGAACCTTCTGGAAGTACTCTGCCACGAACCACCGCAAGGGATGAATCTCGACGAGAACACGCTTGAGGAATACCTCGGCAACAATCTCGCTCGCATGTTGGGTATGGAGCCGACACCTCCACCCGCCACCTATCAGGATGCAGTCGCCGAACTTGAACGTCATGGCATCGAAAACAAGCACTACCTGGCGACCCTTGCCTAGTTCAGCGGAGAATCCACATGATCATCGACACCCATCTGCATCCAACCAATTTGGTCGACGAGGCTTGGCGTCATACCGGTGAACCGTTCACCGGTGAGCGTATGCTGAAGCTCATGGACGGCCCTTATATGATCAACGGCAAGCCGCGCCGGATCGATATGGGCTTCATTCAGCCGCCACCCGGCAATACGGGTTATCGCGATGGTAACCGCCGCGGGCGCGACGGCATTCGCGATTACATGTCTTATGTCGCCGAGCTTTGCCAGAA
This genomic interval carries:
- the tnpB gene encoding IS66 family insertion sequence element accessory protein TnpB (TnpB, as the term is used for proteins encoded by IS66 family insertion elements, is considered an accessory protein, since TnpC, encoded by a neighboring gene, is a DDE family transposase.); this encodes MITLPSGQNVQVWIATGHTDMRCGFPSLALRVQEVLKHDPLGGHLFCFRGRRGDLIKLIWHDGQGSCLFTKRLERGKFIWPSAEGGAVAISPAQLSYLLSGIDWRNPQETWRPTKVG
- the tnpC gene encoding IS66 family transposase, with amino-acid sequence MHPKPFVLPDDLASAYLALLAEHTAVVAERDVAVAEAANAQAMLSDSEALIAALELKIEKLRRELRGQRSERTARLLDQLELQLEELVMAASEDEAAAQVASAKASNGRSFTRQRPVRKPWPENIERERVVIDPPTTCACCGGSRLSKLGEDITETLEEIPRRFKVIETVREKFSCRDCEVISQPPAPFHATPRGFIGAQLLATILFDKFGMHIPLNRQSTRFKCEGIDLSTSTLADQIGLGTSALMPLFDLIESHVFAAERLHGDDTTIPIRAKGRCTTGRIWTYVLDDRAFGGTAPPAAVYYASSDRRGEHPQMHLAQYGGILQTDCYNGFEPIAVAQMKETPITFAFCHAHARRKFFELADIEKSARDRKRNGKPISPIALEAVKRFDALFDIERQINGLSAEERVNARQEKSKPLFDDMHEWLKEERATLSSSSDVVKAMDYMLKRWDGFARFLEDGIICLTNNAAERALRGIALGRRNWTFAGSRRGADRAAIMLTFIMTCRLNDVDPKAWLADVLARLPEYPNTRLHELLPWAWKHASAANVELAA
- a CDS encoding MFS transporter: MLSFRLKYAGPITDTATDPTKDGLHGVDRVLAIVAVLLNVAVANLDIAIANTALPQMAFSLQLTASQAIWITASYQLSMVFALLPAIVCAERLGARRIAITGIILFSLASLVCGFSSSFGSLIFGRTLQGIGGACIAGTGIALTRFIFPEKLLGVGMGINAFVVGLSLAAGPTLTSLILSVASWPWLFLINVPIGMLGVVLGLYAMPPSARPAGRDVDPIGLGLAAALTTICCLSLHFLAHSQQQLSMIVAASGVVVLIFLIRRGKSALMTALPVDLFASPIFALSALTAILSFLAMAAAFISLPFLFQQRFGFSQIEAGFVLSIWPVFATLTSLVAGAISDRVSPAFLCGIGLLSITMGLFLLALLPPDSDVHAIGTRLALCGAGFGLFQAPNMKAMIMSSPPDRSSSAGGISTLVGIAGQSLGAALVAAMFNLYGDFGPLYALYTGALSALLASITSFTRDLPRR
- a CDS encoding amidohydrolase family protein → MIIDTSCYPTNLVDLAWQHDGDPFSGERLIQMMDGPYTINGKPRRIDKAFIQPPQGNTIYTWTDGELDGRQSIDAYMAYTLEMVQKYPDRFIGCFVYNPRCGVRNGVEAIEHYVKEHGFRMVQLQANMHAYRPDRAKDWLRPALDKCRELGVLVKLHTGDGPYSIPTEWIPLIKEYPDINFIMAHFGVQTGGVYCFEPFQWAMEYPNVFCESSWCLQSRIVEFAKDLPTHKILYGSDTPPNEPGMWLNLLEVLCHEPPQGMNLDENTLEEYLGNNLARMLGMEPTPPPATYQDAVAELERHGIENKHYLATLA
- the tnpA gene encoding IS66-like element accessory protein TnpA → MDTDTTYDDLNVLEVVDTGRRRRFSATAKRQIVEESYSSGDSVTTVARRHGIFPAQLFSWRKLAREGAYGIWNGKSAGTGFVPVRIVEKGSQQRPVQKHMRQGQFEIICANDRRVVADSDVDIDILVRLIRGLESL